The following is a genomic window from Chitinophaga caseinilytica.
GTCGTCTTTCAACGAGTTGGGATCGCTCACGGCTTCCGCGTGGATGAACATCTGCAGGCGGTTGTACTGCCGGAGGTCGAGCTGGATATTTTTATACATCGCCCGCGTTTCCCCGTCTTTCAAATCACAGATCTGCGCGGAAATGGCCTGTTCGTTCAACAGGATGTTGGTATTGTTGGTGCTCAGCGTATTCTGGCGCAAAATGCCCGGAGGCAAAACATACGGAACAGGACGGCGCTTGGCGTTTTCCTCGATGTTCACGGCAGACACGTTGAAGGTGGTCTGCTGATCTACCGGGATGGGATCCCCGGGCTTCAGTTCATATAAATAACGGCGCCACTGGTTGCGCACGAGGTCGAGCTTCGCGAAGCGCAGCACCACCGAATCCTCGAAGCCTGTCATGAACATACGCATGAACCGGATGGATTTGAAGTCGGGGATATTGCCCACCTTCCGGTCGTACTGGTTCACCGGCACCTTGAACTGGTACCAAACCTGGTCGGCCATCTGTCCGTTGGGCAACTGCACCTTGGTCACGAACCGGTCTACCACGTAGTTGCTGCCCACTTGCATATCGGGGCGCAGGTCTACACGGTACTGGAAATATTCCTCCGTTTCGTTCATGGTATTGTCGCGGTTGAGGTCTTCCGACTCGGGATAGTTGGTGGCCGCGTTGGAGAACTGCGAGTTGTCGTTGGAAACGGGCGAGTTGCCGTCCGGACCGTTGATTTTTTTGTAACGGCCGAGGATGTCGGTTTTCGCATCGTCATACGCTTTATCGCGATACCATTTATAGTCGTCGTTCGAGGGGTCGTTCGCTACGTTCCTGAAAGCGTCGGAGCCGGTGCCGAAGTTGGAGGCCAGTTGCTGGAGGTAGGGCGCGTGGAAGTTTTTCTCATCGCCGTTTTCGAGACCGTCGAAGCCCACGTCCTGGTAACGGCGGATGGCGGGGTCGTTGTCGAACGCCTGCGTGATCTGCTGTTGGAATTTGGGGATGCGGCCCCAGTGGGTGGAATCGAGTTTATTGCGGTCGCGGTTCGGGTCCGGCAATCCGTTTTCGAAAGATTTTCGGGAATCTTTCAGCACGTCTTCCGACACGTTCCCGAGGTTGAAGTACAGCGAGCCGCCGGCGGATGCGGGTTTGTCGAAGAAAGGATCGGGGATCCAGAATTCGATGAACTCGATGTTGGAGGTTTCGAAATCGGAGTTGTCGATGGCGCGCATGATACCGCCCCAACGCTGTTTCGGATTGCGGAGGCGGCCGTTGGCCTGGAGCTCGAGGGTCGATGCCTCCATATTATAAGGACCTTTCTCTTCCGGGTAGTACGCCAGGTCGAGGGTGCTCAACTGGCTCTGGCCGAAGTCGGTGGAACGGTTCGGGAATACGTCTTTCTGATAAATAAGCCGCGTGCGCGGATCGGTCTGCGAAGCCTCGTTCACGCCCGGCGGCAGGTTGCTGGACCGGGGAATCTGCAACGTCGGCTCGATGATGTACCAGGCCAGCAGCGCCCTGTTCTTGCCATAAGCCAGCGTATCGTTCAGTTCGGCTTCGGGGAAAAGGATGGCGCCTGCGGCATTGGTGGCGTCCCGCGGCGTGGAAGCGAGGCTCCAGGCGGTAGACGGGAACTTCAGGTCGTACCCGCTGCGTGTTCCTTCAAAATCGTCGATCATCACCTGCCCCTGCTTCGAGCCCGGTGCATTCACGAGCTTGCTATGGCCGGGGAAGAGCCGCGCCACCTCGCCCGTGAAGTTGATCCCCGCCGGGCGCGAGGTCTGGAAGTTGGGCAGGCGGTCGAGCAGGCGGGTGAGGCCGCGCCACTCGGAAATATAGTTACCGTCGAGCCCCACCACGGTGTTCTTGATGGGATCGTCGCCGTAATTCACTTTCTGGTAATAGGGCCGCTCGCTCATCCGCACCACGGTACCACCGAGGTTCAGCTTGTCGTTCACGTAATAATCCAGCCTGGTGCCCATATAGTTGCGGACCTGCTGCCCGAACAGCGCGTTGTTCTCGAACTGCACGTTGATGGGCACGCCGGCGCTCAGTACCCCGCCGTTGATGATCTTGATCCGCCCCATGTTGTAATCGATGAGGTAATCGATGTCTTCGCGGAGCATTTGCCCGCCGGCGGTAACGGTCACGGATCCACGGGGAATGTTGTAGGCGTTGAGGGATATCTCGGAAGCGTTGGCCGATTTGTACGACCCGCGCATGATATAGCGGTTGAGGTTGGGGAACTGCTGCGCGATCACCTTGATGGAGTCGTACAGCATGGTGTACATGTATTGTTTCTCGAGCGTCGCGTCTCCGTTGAAGGCTTTTTTAACCCCTTCGCCGAAGGGCTCCAGCACGGGGAACATGATTTTCCCGTTCATGGGGAAGATCGTGTACCCTTCCACATAGTCGAACACGCCGTCGGGCTGGGGGTCGTTCTGGTTATTGAGGCGGTCGAGGTTCAGGATGGTGATGATGGGCGCTCCCTGCCATTGGCCCGAAGCGTCGGGCAGATAGCGTTTTTCGCTCGGGGCGCGGGTTTCGGTGCCGGGATCCTTGTACAATACGTCGAGCTTGAAGTCGGCGCGGTTTACCTGGTAGGCATCGGTGGAGTAGATATTTTTCATCATGAGGTCCCAGATCGGCAGGGCGGGCCTGGCCGAGGTGGCTTTCAGCATCTTGAGGAAAAGTATTTGTTGGTTGGCCGAGTTCTTCGGGTCGGGGGGCACGTCCTGCGAAAATTCACCGACCTGGTACACGCGGCCGTTGTAGGTGTATTGGTAAGCTACGGCCAGCACTTCGTCTGGCTGCAATTGTTGCTGCAGCGAGATGAAGCCGATCTGGCGGTTGAGGGTGAATTCGGTGGAATCGAGCTTCCGGGCGAAGGTTTTCTCGAAATCCTGCACGGGCTCCAGTTGCAGGCCCAGCAATCGGGAAACGACCGTCCCGGTAAACCGGGCGGCCGGGTCGCTGACGAGGTTGCGGTAGAGATCGTTCGTATTCCGGTCGGGCAGTTTGTTCGACGTCAGCGGCTGGATGACGGGGTTGGAGGGCTTTTGCTCCGCCAGGTCGGCCAGTGCCACGATGTCGCGCGTTTCGGTGGTGGCGCCGGATTTGTTGGTGACCCAAACCTCGATGCGGTTGATATATACCTGCGACCGTATAACGGGCAGGTTGCTCATGGCGTAATTGAAGGTGTCGCGGAAGAATTGCGCCAGCAGAAAGTGGCGGTTATCTTCATACTCGTCTGCCCGGCGCACGAAGTCGCTCACGCTGTTGCCCCCACGAAGTACCATGTTCTGCTTCTGGGATTTCTGGTTGGAGAGTACGCTGGTGACGGTGAGGCGGCCGAACTGGAGTTGGGTCTTTACCCCGAAGAGGCTTTGCACGCCGGGGATGAGGGAGCTGCTGAGCGGGAAGCTCACGTTGCCCGCTTCGATCTTTTTGATGATCTCGTCCTGGTAGCCGGTATATTCGAGTTTGACCTGGTTTTCGAAGTCGAAGGTGCTCTGGGTGTTATAGTTGGTGATGAGTTTGAGCTTCTCCCCGATCTTGCCGGTCACGTTCATATTGATATCGATATCGAAATCGAAGCCCCCGTTTTTGCGGGCCCTTTCCACGAGCACGGGATTTTTCACGTTCTGGCCCTGGTAACCGAAAGTAAGCCCCAGGCTCCCCTGCGGCTTGATGTCTACCTTGGTGCCGCCGAACACGCGGTCGAAGAGTTTATCGCCGTAATACAGCTGGGGCGCTCCGCTGCGCTGGTTAAGGTTGCCGATGGTGCCGGCGCGCTTTTGCCAGTAGGCCTGTTCGCTTTGAGCGGCCTGCATGCGGTAGAATTCGCCAAAAGTCATGACGGTGGGCTGCCGGTAATTGCGGCCGCCTACTTTTTCTGTAACGATGTATTCCTTGGAAACGGGGTCGTATTCTACATTCTTCTGGATATTCGCGGGGTCTTTCAGGTCGATGGCGTTGCGGACGGGATCCGTCACGGCCGTACCCCTCCGGTCCCGGATAGGATATTTCAGCGTATCCGGTTTCGCTACCGTATCAGGGCGTGTCACATCTATTAAGTTCCAAATCCCCGCGTGCTCAATATTTTTTTTGAAAGTATATCCCGAACTGTTCGTGTTTCTGGCGGCTGATTCAACAATGACTAAAGATACAACACCGATTACTGCAAGTACTCCAAGGTAATTCTTTCTTGCCAAGCGATCTTAGGTTTTATAGAGGTCAAGGATTATAAATTTATAAATTTTTGAGGGATTTCTTTATAAGTACCTCCAATTCATGCAATTGTGGCTCAGCTTTCAGTACTTTCCGTACTGCCTGCTCAGCCATGTTTCTGGCAATTCCCAGCGTTACCAGAGCATTTAACGCGTCATCCTCAATCGTATTGTGGGTTTGGGCAGATAAATATACGGTTTCCTCCCTGTGTTTTTTCATTTTGTCTTTGAGTTCCAGGATAATGCGTTTAGCGGTCTTGTTCCCGATGCCTTTCACGCCCTCCAGCATCTTCTCGTTTTCCATCACAATGGCCCGCTGCACGTCTTCCGGGGTCAACGAACTCAACATCATCCTCGCCGTGCCGGCTCCCACGCCGGAAACACTGATAAGTTGGAGGAAAACTGTCCTTTCCACGTCGGAAAAAAATCCGTACATCGTGTGGGCATCCTCCTTGATATGTACGTAAGTGAGGAGTTTACAGGATTCCATTCCCGTGATCTGGGTCCAGGTATGGAGGCTGATCTGGACCTCGTAACCTACTCCATTTACGTCCAAATGCACCATGGCAGGAGATTTGAAGGCAAGTTTGCCGTTCAGGTATGCTATCATATAGGATTTTATCTTCCGGCGAATTTAATTCATTAATAAGATTATTCGTTTAAGTCGTATTTTTACGCCCATTTTATAACTTATCCTAACAATATGAGTAAAATAACAGCCGCCATCACGGCGGTGGGTGGGTATGTTCCCGACTATGTACTGACTAACCAGGAGTTGGAAAAACTCGTTGAAACGACAGACGAATGGATCATGACCCGTACCGGCATTAAGGAACGGAGGATACTGAAGGGGGAAGGAAAAGGCACCTCGGAACTCTGCGTGCCTGTTGCGCTCGAAATCTGCAAGAAAAGAGGCATCACCCCGGAAGACATCGACCTGCTCATCGTAGCCACCGTTACGCCGGACATGGTGTTCCCCGCCACTGCCAACGTTGTTACGGATAAGATCGGCGCCAAAAACGCTTTCGGTTTCGACATCAGCGCCGCCTGCTCGGGCTTCCTTTATGCGCTCGACACCGGCGCCAAATTCATCGAAAGCGGTAAATACAAAAAAGTAATGGTCATCGGGGCAGATAAAATGTCCTCCATCATCGATTATACCGACCGCACCACCTGCATCATCTTCGGAGACGGCGCCGGTGGCGTGCTCCTCGAGCCCAACACCGAAGGTTTCGGACTGGTCGACTCCGTCCTCAAATCAGACGGGCATGGCCGCGAATTCCTCAACATGAAGGCCGGCGGCTCCAATTACCCCGCCTCCGCCGAAACCGTGGCCAACCGCCAGCACTACGTATTCCAGGAAGGCAAAACCGTCTTCAAATACGCCGTGGCCAACATGGCAGACGCCGCCCGCACCGTAATGGACCGTAACCAGCTCACCGCAGCCGATGTAGCATGGCTCGTTCCCCACCAGGCCAACCTGCGCATCATCTCCGCAACGGCAGACCATATGGGCCTCCCCAAGGAGAAAACCATGATCAACATCCACCGCTTCGGCAACACCACCGCCGGCACCATCCCCCTCTGCCTCTGGGAATGGGAACCCCAACTCAAAAAAGGCGACAACCTCATCCTCGCAGCTTTCGGCGGCGGGTTCACCTGGGGCGCCAGCTACGTGAAATGGGCGTACGATGGCAAAAAAGCTTAATAACCAACATATTATATCGAAAAAGGCATCCACTCCGGATGCCTTTTTTTATGTTACAAATTTCCCGGTTCCTCGTTCACGAACCGGTCAGACCGGTAAAAAGCATATAAATCAGTACCACAAAACGGACAATACCGGATGTTCAACCGCTTCACCTCCTGCCCCACACTGTAACCGGGCGTTACGTAAAAACGGTAAACATGCCGGCCGTCTGGCCGCTCGTCGGGATGCCGCTTCACCACGCGCAAATTCATCCCGTCCTCGCGCGATACCTCATGTCTAATGCCAAATCTGGCACAACAATATTGACGATACATAGGCGCTGTTTTCATAGTCAGGTGTAAAAAATGGTTTTGAAGGGTAGATTGCGACAACTTATGGAGCATGCTTCATTTCATCATGTCCATCAAATACAGGCGCCATGGCGCAAGGGAAGATGCGGATAAACAAACACATTTGCTTGGGTTTTGGAATAAGGATGTAACTAAATCGGTAAATGCCAGGGCTGGAACAAAAGCTAAATCTCGAACACGAATCCATGCTGGGTCAACGCATCGTACTTTTTCCTGTCGAACCGGTACAGATGCGCCCCTTTCTTGGAAGTGCTTTTGTCTTTCTCGTCCAGTTTTTCAAGAATGTCCATCGCCAGGATTTTCTTCCTAAAGTTACGTTTATCTAACGGCCGTTGATAAATTTCTTCGTACAAATTTCTCAATTGGGGCAGGGAAAATTTCTCCGGAAGCAGCTCGAAGCCGAGGGGGTGGAATTTGGCCCGGTCGCGCAGGCGCTCCAGGGCATCGCGGAGCATTTCGTTATGGTCGAAAATAAGTTCGGGGATTTGATGAAGGCTGAGCCAATGCGCACCATGCTGCTGCGCCAGGAGCTTATCGTGCTCGCTGATGCGGATGAGGGCGTAATAGGCGAGCGAGATCACGCGGGCGCCGGCATCGCGGCCGGCATCGCCGTAGGCGCGGAGCTGGTCCATGAAGATGTCGCGGATGCCGGTCGTTTGCCGCAACACGCGAATGGCCGCATGGTCCGTACTTTCATTTTCCTGGACGAAGCCCCCCACCAGCGAAAACGCCCCGGCGAGCGGGTCCACTTTCCGCTGGATGATCAACAGTTTCAGTTTCCCGTCTTCAAACCCGAAAATGATACAATCCACCGCCACCAGGTGGCGCGGCGCATTGGCGTAAAACGATGCAAGGCTCATTAGCTCCGATTATGGCTGTAAAATAAGGGGAATTATTTTTTCCATCCTGTATATTCGATGAAATCGGTGGACGGTATCCGCGGTACCCCCTGCTGGCGCAACATCGTCACCAGCTGCCCGCGATGGAACGCGCTGTGCGTGAACGCCTGCATCAATATCCGCGTCACCGGCGTCTTGCAAACGCCTTTCGCCGGACTGTTGAATTCCACCGTATGGGCCAGCTTCGCGTCGGATGCGCCCGACACGAACGCATGCAGCGCCTCGCTCTGCCTTACGAACAACCCGGCCAGCTCCTCCATCCCGCCGCTGAAACCCGCAGCCGGAGGCACTACCGGGCTCGCCAGCAGCAACCGCTGGTACCAGACGCTTTCCGCATTCCAGACATGCAACACCGTTTTCCGCAATGTCGGGAAACTGCTGCCCATGTCGCGGTCCAGCTGCTCGTCGGGCAATGCCGCCATCACCTTCATCAGCCGGCCGTTGGCCCAGGCGTTATGCCCGGCCAGTTGTACCAGGAGATCCTTCATTAATATCTTATTTTTACGTTCCGTTGTTTACCTTAACAAGATAATCATTACCAAAAAATAATTCAAACGATATGAACCCTTCACCACTTACGGGCTTCAGTTCCGTCTGCATCCACGCCGGCCACGAGCAGGACCCCAGGTACGCCCATCTCACGCCGATCTACGCTTCCTCCACCTACGTGTACGACTCCGCCGAACAAGGCATGCGCCGTTTCAGCGGGCAGGAAGACGGATTCATCTATTCCCGCTGGGATTCTCCCAATTTCCGGGAAGCGGAAGCCAAGATCGCCGCGCTCGAAGCTTTCGGGCTCACGGGGCCAGACGGCAACCCGCTCGTTCTCAAGGCGAAACTGCACGCCTCCGGCATGGGCGCCCTTTCCACGCTCTTCCTCGCCCATCTCAAATCGGGCGATAAAATATTGTCGCACTATTCGCTCTACGGCGGCACCGACGAGCTGTTCCGCAAGATCCTCCCGCCGCTGGGCATCGAAGCCATCATCATGGACCTCCGCGACCTGAACGCCGCGGAAGACATCCTGAAAAAGGACCCCGCCATCAAAATGATGTACCTCGAAACGCCCGCCAATCCCACACTTCGCTGCGTAGACCTCGAAGCTTTGACCGGCCTGGCGAAAGCGAAAAACGTCATCACGGCGGTAGATAATACCTTCGCCACGCCGTACCTCCAGCAGCCCTTCGCCTATGGCGTCGATTACGTTTTCCATTCCACCACCAAATTCCTCAACGGTCATGGCACCGCGATCGGCGGCGTGCTGATCGGGCGCGATGTGGAGCTCATGAACGGCCCGGTGGAAAAGGTGCATCGCCTCCTCGGCGCCAACTCCAACCCGTTCGACGCATTCATGCTCACGCAGGGCATCAAAACGCTGGAAGTGCGCATGGAACGGCATTGCCACAACGCGATGGAAGTGGCGGGCTTCCTCGACGGGCACCCCGCCATCGCCACCGTGAATTATCTCGGCCTCGCCGATCACCCCGATTTCATGATCGCATCCCGACAGATGAAACACGCCGGCGCCATGTTGAGCTTTGAGCTGAAAGGCGGACTGGACGCGGGCAAACGATTTATCGACAAGCTGAAAATGTGCCTCCGCGCCGTGAGCCTCGGCACCACCGACACGCTCATCTGCCACCCGGCTTCCATGACCCATTACAGCGTACCGAAAGAATTGCGCGAGAAATACGACATCACCGACGGGCTCATCCGCATGAGCACCGGCATCGAATCCGTGACGGATATCCTCACCGATCTCGACCAGGCCCTCGCCTAAACGACTATATTTGCAGCATGATTACGATCCGCAGCGCTGAAAGAAAAAGATTGCGCCCGCATGATGGAACTGGTGCGGGAACTGGCATTATATGAAAAAGCACCCGAGCAGGTGACGGTGACTTTGGAACATTTCGCAGAATCCGGCTTTGGCCCGAACCCGGTATGGTGGGCGTTTGTAGCGGAGGAAGACGGCGTTATCGCCGGGATGGCCCTGTATTATATCCGCTATTCCACCTGGAAAGGCAC
Proteins encoded in this region:
- the sprA gene encoding cell surface protein SprA codes for the protein MTRPDTVAKPDTLKYPIRDRRGTAVTDPVRNAIDLKDPANIQKNVEYDPVSKEYIVTEKVGGRNYRQPTVMTFGEFYRMQAAQSEQAYWQKRAGTIGNLNQRSGAPQLYYGDKLFDRVFGGTKVDIKPQGSLGLTFGYQGQNVKNPVLVERARKNGGFDFDIDINMNVTGKIGEKLKLITNYNTQSTFDFENQVKLEYTGYQDEIIKKIEAGNVSFPLSSSLIPGVQSLFGVKTQLQFGRLTVTSVLSNQKSQKQNMVLRGGNSVSDFVRRADEYEDNRHFLLAQFFRDTFNYAMSNLPVIRSQVYINRIEVWVTNKSGATTETRDIVALADLAEQKPSNPVIQPLTSNKLPDRNTNDLYRNLVSDPAARFTGTVVSRLLGLQLEPVQDFEKTFARKLDSTEFTLNRQIGFISLQQQLQPDEVLAVAYQYTYNGRVYQVGEFSQDVPPDPKNSANQQILFLKMLKATSARPALPIWDLMMKNIYSTDAYQVNRADFKLDVLYKDPGTETRAPSEKRYLPDASGQWQGAPIITILNLDRLNNQNDPQPDGVFDYVEGYTIFPMNGKIMFPVLEPFGEGVKKAFNGDATLEKQYMYTMLYDSIKVIAQQFPNLNRYIMRGSYKSANASEISLNAYNIPRGSVTVTAGGQMLREDIDYLIDYNMGRIKIINGGVLSAGVPINVQFENNALFGQQVRNYMGTRLDYYVNDKLNLGGTVVRMSERPYYQKVNYGDDPIKNTVVGLDGNYISEWRGLTRLLDRLPNFQTSRPAGINFTGEVARLFPGHSKLVNAPGSKQGQVMIDDFEGTRSGYDLKFPSTAWSLASTPRDATNAAGAILFPEAELNDTLAYGKNRALLAWYIIEPTLQIPRSSNLPPGVNEASQTDPRTRLIYQKDVFPNRSTDFGQSQLSTLDLAYYPEEKGPYNMEASTLELQANGRLRNPKQRWGGIMRAIDNSDFETSNIEFIEFWIPDPFFDKPASAGGSLYFNLGNVSEDVLKDSRKSFENGLPDPNRDRNKLDSTHWGRIPKFQQQITQAFDNDPAIRRYQDVGFDGLENGDEKNFHAPYLQQLASNFGTGSDAFRNVANDPSNDDYKWYRDKAYDDAKTDILGRYKKINGPDGNSPVSNDNSQFSNAATNYPESEDLNRDNTMNETEEYFQYRVDLRPDMQVGSNYVVDRFVTKVQLPNGQMADQVWYQFKVPVNQYDRKVGNIPDFKSIRFMRMFMTGFEDSVVLRFAKLDLVRNQWRRYLYELKPGDPIPVDQQTTFNVSAVNIEENAKRRPVPYVLPPGILRQNTLSTNNTNILLNEQAISAQICDLKDGETRAMYKNIQLDLRQYNRLQMFIHAEAVSDPNSLKDDQLQAIVRVGSDFTENYYEYRIPMKLTPWGSARDTEIWPEANNLDLDLDRFAKLKMARNNNGASPLIPYEERDGNAIVAVVGNPSLGDVRNVMIGVTNPKDDGLPKCTEVWFNEMRLTGLDEKGGYAALARMDIDLADLGTVTFSGNMHTAGFGGIDQRVNDRFRDNFLQYDIATNLDFGKLLPKRAGITIPVYAGYSKTTSNPEYDPYDLDIKLKDKLAMARNREHRDSIRRNAQDFTSIKSLNLTNVRKLSVGRTKNRLWDIENFDISYSFSQITRHNPVIQSDVLTRHRGGLGYTFNGTQKFLEPFKFIKNKSPWLALLRDFNVNYVPTLMSFRADITRQFGATRMRNIGGGQFQLPETYDKFFRFDRYYSLKWDFSRNLSLDFNAVNNARIDEPDGRINTSIKKDSVRGNFFKGGRTTNYFHNANLTYTLPTAKFPALSWTSVALSYGTEYRWIGASRLAMYLGNAIENSNQKTVAAEFKFNDLYNKSKWLRKMNISSAGGSDYVPPLMNNAPQKDGQETKKADDGQPSGVAKTLMRIVMALKRVNVNYSENSGTRMPGYLDSTKLLGMNWQSMSPGIGFVLGKQPDKAWMDNFAKKGLLSPDTLFNIQFQQQFTQRLDIQAQLEPVRDLRIDLNLTRSFSKTHTELFKDTIGNGVFNHLNPYDAGGFEITFIAIKTMWGKINTEDGVSTTFRDFENFRSAISERLGKLNPYNNSGSVPKYDPKDPQYRYGYGRYAQDVLVPAFLAAYTGTSPENAPLLKHTNANVRSNPFKNILPRPNWRITYNGLSRIKPFTDFLTNFTLTHAYTGLLSMNSYNTALMYYDPLILGYPAFRDTVSGNYVPYFLVPNLTITEQFVPLLEADLTFTNSLNIRVGFRKSRTLSLSLIDYQLSEMRSSEITIGGGYRVRGLPLPIRIGKDGGKRLENDLNFRMDLSFRDDKTVNNRLDADIVIPTSGQKVVSIAPSIDYVVNNRLNIKFFYDRRQTIPVISTAYPITNTRGGVTLRFMLAQ
- the ruvA gene encoding Holliday junction branch migration protein RuvA, yielding MIAYLNGKLAFKSPAMVHLDVNGVGYEVQISLHTWTQITGMESCKLLTYVHIKEDAHTMYGFFSDVERTVFLQLISVSGVGAGTARMMLSSLTPEDVQRAIVMENEKMLEGVKGIGNKTAKRIILELKDKMKKHREETVYLSAQTHNTIEDDALNALVTLGIARNMAEQAVRKVLKAEPQLHELEVLIKKSLKNL
- a CDS encoding beta-ketoacyl-ACP synthase III — encoded protein: MSKITAAITAVGGYVPDYVLTNQELEKLVETTDEWIMTRTGIKERRILKGEGKGTSELCVPVALEICKKRGITPEDIDLLIVATVTPDMVFPATANVVTDKIGAKNAFGFDISAACSGFLYALDTGAKFIESGKYKKVMVIGADKMSSIIDYTDRTTCIIFGDGAGGVLLEPNTEGFGLVDSVLKSDGHGREFLNMKAGGSNYPASAETVANRQHYVFQEGKTVFKYAVANMADAARTVMDRNQLTAADVAWLVPHQANLRIISATADHMGLPKEKTMINIHRFGNTTAGTIPLCLWEWEPQLKKGDNLILAAFGGGFTWGASYVKWAYDGKKA
- a CDS encoding NUDIX hydrolase; amino-acid sequence: MSLASFYANAPRHLVAVDCIIFGFEDGKLKLLIIQRKVDPLAGAFSLVGGFVQENESTDHAAIRVLRQTTGIRDIFMDQLRAYGDAGRDAGARVISLAYYALIRISEHDKLLAQQHGAHWLSLHQIPELIFDHNEMLRDALERLRDRAKFHPLGFELLPEKFSLPQLRNLYEEIYQRPLDKRNFRKKILAMDILEKLDEKDKSTSKKGAHLYRFDRKKYDALTQHGFVFEI
- a CDS encoding DinB family protein translates to MKDLLVQLAGHNAWANGRLMKVMAALPDEQLDRDMGSSFPTLRKTVLHVWNAESVWYQRLLLASPVVPPAAGFSGGMEELAGLFVRQSEALHAFVSGASDAKLAHTVEFNSPAKGVCKTPVTRILMQAFTHSAFHRGQLVTMLRQQGVPRIPSTDFIEYTGWKK
- a CDS encoding aminotransferase class I/II-fold pyridoxal phosphate-dependent enzyme — encoded protein: MNPSPLTGFSSVCIHAGHEQDPRYAHLTPIYASSTYVYDSAEQGMRRFSGQEDGFIYSRWDSPNFREAEAKIAALEAFGLTGPDGNPLVLKAKLHASGMGALSTLFLAHLKSGDKILSHYSLYGGTDELFRKILPPLGIEAIIMDLRDLNAAEDILKKDPAIKMMYLETPANPTLRCVDLEALTGLAKAKNVITAVDNTFATPYLQQPFAYGVDYVFHSTTKFLNGHGTAIGGVLIGRDVELMNGPVEKVHRLLGANSNPFDAFMLTQGIKTLEVRMERHCHNAMEVAGFLDGHPAIATVNYLGLADHPDFMIASRQMKHAGAMLSFELKGGLDAGKRFIDKLKMCLRAVSLGTTDTLICHPASMTHYSVPKELREKYDITDGLIRMSTGIESVTDILTDLDQALA